The proteins below are encoded in one region of Hordeum vulgare subsp. vulgare chromosome 3H, MorexV3_pseudomolecules_assembly, whole genome shotgun sequence:
- the LOC123445604 gene encoding chlorophyllide a oxygenase, chloroplastic, which yields MTTVASLSLVPHLLIKPSFRCLSRKGVGRYGGIKVYAVLRDDSADYLKDNHHWEALFHVDDPGPRVPIEKGQYLEAKQALDVVRFDIQYCDWRARQDLLTIMVLHNKVVEVLNPLARDFKSVGTLRKDLDGLQEELAKAHNQLYLSESRVSSALDKLAQMETVVNERLLSDGSAFANTADCASLDPSTSLDTTTSTSSTVRVGAKKPKRRSLNISGPVKPYSANLKNFWYPVAFSGDLKDDTMVPIDCFEEQWVIFRGKDKRPGCVQNTCAHRACPLDLGSVNEGRITCPYHGWEYSTDGKCEKMPSTKMLNVRIRALPCFEQEGMVWIWPGDDTPTPTIPSLLPPSGFTIHAEIVMELPVEHGLLLDNLLDLAHAPFTHTSTFAKGWSVPSFVKFLTPTSGLQGYWDPYPIDMEFRPPCMVLSTIGISKPGKLEGKSTQQCATHLHQLHVCLPSSTNKTRLLYRMSLDFAPWMKHMPFMHLLWSHFAEKVLNEDLRLVLGQQDRMNNGANVWNWPVSYDKLGIRYRLWRDAVERGVDRLPFSNEIESGS from the exons ATGACCACAGTCGCCTCGCTCTCCCTGGTGCCGCACCTGCTCATCAAGCCCTCCTTCCGCTGCCTCTCCAGAAAG GGGGTtggcaggtatggtggaatcaAGGTGTACGCGGTGCTCAGGGATGATAGTGCCGACTACCTGAAGGATAACCACCACTGGGAGGCCCTGTTCCATGTCGACGACCCCGGCCCCAGGGTTCCGATCGAGAAGGGCCAGTACCTGGAAGCCAAGCAGGCGCTCGATGTCGTCCGCTTCGACATCCAGTACTGCGACTGGAGGGCCCGGCAGGACCTGCTCACCATCATGGTGCTCCATAACAAG GTGGTGGAGGTTCTTAATCCTTTAGCAAGGGACTTCAAGTCGGTCGGGACCCTGAGGAAAGACCTCGACGGGCTTCAGGAGGAACTTGCAAAGGCTCACAACCAG CTTTATTTATCGGAATCCAGAGTGTCGTCGGCCCTCGATAAGCTAGCACAGATGGAGACGGTGGTCAATGAAAGGCTGTTGTCGGATGGCAGCGCTTTCGCAAACACAGCCGATTGCGCTTCTCTTGATCCGAGTACTTCTCTTGATACAACTACGAGCACTTCCTCCACGGTCCGAGTCGGGGCTAAAAAACCGAAGCGTCGCAGTCTCAACATTTCTGGCCCTGTCAAGCCTTACAGTGCCAATCTGAAGAACTTCTGGTACCCGGTGGCTTTCTCCGGTGACCTCAAGGATGACACAATG GTGCCCATAGATTGTTTCGAGGAACAGTGGGTAATATTCCGCGGAAAAGATAAAAGGCCTGGATGTGTCCAGAATACATGTGCTCACAGAGCCTGCCCTCTTGATCTTGGTTCAGTGAATGAGGGCAGAATCACTTGCCCTTACCATG GGTGGGAGTATTCGACTGATGGAAAATGCGAGAAAATGCCATCAACGAAGATGCTCAACGTGCGCATCCGGGCATTGCCGTGCTTCGAGCAAGAAGGAATGGTCTGGATCTGGCCCGGCGATGACACGCCCACACCCACCATCCCTTCTCTTCTGCCCCCTTCAGGGTTTACAATCCATGCAGAG ATAGTGATGGAGCTACCAGTGGAACATGGACTTCTTTTGGACAATCTACTAGACCTTGCTCATGCCCCTTTTACTCATACATCCACCTTTGCCAAGGGCTGGAGTGTTCCAAG CTTTGTGAAGTTCTTGACACCTACATCTGGGCTCCAAGGGTACTGGGATCCTTATCCTATCGATATGGAGTTCCGACCACCCTGCATGGTCTTGTCAACCATTGGCATCTCCAAGCCTGGAAAGCTAGAAGGGAAGAGCACACAGCAATGTGCAACGCATCTCCACCAGCTCCATGTATGCTTGCCTTCATCGACGAATAAAACCAGGCTCTTGTACCGGATGTCTCTCGACTTCGCACCCTGGATGAAGCACATGCCTTTCATGCACCTCTTGTGGTCACATTTCGCTGAGAAG GTCTTGAATGAGGATCTGCGGCTTGTGCTCGGCCAACAAGACCGAATGAACAATGGAGCTAACGTTTGGAACTGGCCAGTGTCGTATGACAAGCTCGGCATCCGGTATCGGTTATGGAGGGATGCAGTCGAGAGGGGCGTCGATCGGTTACCGTTCAGCAACGAAATTGAGAGTGGATCATAG